One stretch of Variovorax sp. 54 DNA includes these proteins:
- a CDS encoding ABC transporter permease, with amino-acid sequence MTAFVLRRLIQAVIVMIAVAFIAFLLFQYVGDPVVFLLGQDAKPDQIREMRAALGLDRPFFVQFWHFLVNAAQGEFGLSLRQGAKVSRLIGERFPATLELALVAAALALFVGIPMGVYTALRRGTFMSQVFMTVSLLGVSLPTFLIGILLILVFAVTLGWFPSFGRGDTVQFGWWTSGLFKADGWHHIILPAVTLAIFQLTLIMRLVRAEMLEVLRTDYIKFARARGLSNRAIHFGHALKNTLVPVMTITGLQLGGLIAFAIITESVFQWPGMGLLFIQAVTFADIPVMAAYLCLIALIFVVINLVVDLLYFVVDPRLRVGKAGGH; translated from the coding sequence ATGACTGCCTTTGTACTGCGCCGCCTGATCCAGGCCGTGATCGTGATGATCGCGGTTGCGTTCATTGCCTTCCTCCTCTTTCAATATGTCGGCGACCCGGTCGTGTTCCTGCTGGGACAAGACGCCAAGCCCGACCAGATCCGTGAAATGCGCGCCGCATTGGGGCTCGACCGACCCTTCTTCGTGCAGTTCTGGCATTTCCTGGTCAACGCCGCACAAGGCGAGTTCGGCCTGAGCCTGCGCCAGGGCGCCAAGGTGTCGCGCCTGATCGGCGAGCGCTTCCCGGCCACGCTCGAACTCGCACTCGTGGCTGCGGCCCTCGCGCTGTTCGTCGGCATTCCGATGGGCGTGTACACCGCATTGCGCCGTGGCACCTTCATGAGCCAGGTGTTCATGACCGTGTCGCTGCTCGGCGTGTCGCTGCCCACCTTCCTGATCGGCATCCTGCTGATCCTCGTCTTCGCCGTGACGCTGGGCTGGTTCCCGAGCTTCGGGCGCGGCGACACCGTGCAGTTCGGCTGGTGGACCAGCGGGCTCTTCAAGGCCGACGGCTGGCACCACATCATCCTGCCGGCGGTGACGTTGGCGATCTTCCAGCTCACGCTGATCATGCGACTGGTGCGCGCCGAGATGCTCGAGGTGCTGCGCACCGACTACATCAAGTTCGCGCGCGCACGGGGCCTGTCGAACCGCGCGATCCACTTCGGCCACGCGCTCAAGAACACGCTGGTGCCGGTCATGACCATCACCGGCCTGCAGCTCGGCGGCCTGATCGCCTTCGCCATCATCACGGAGTCGGTGTTCCAGTGGCCCGGCATGGGGCTGCTCTTCATTCAGGCCGTGACCTTCGCGGACATCCCGGTGATGGCCGCCTACCTGTGCCTGATCGCGCTGATCTTCGTGGTGATCAACCTCGTGGTCGACCTGTTGTACTTCGTGGTCGATCCCCGGCTGCGCGTGGGCAAGGCGGGAGGCCATTGA
- a CDS encoding ABC transporter ATP-binding protein, with protein MSAVTEPRTATTAAATGEPLVVAHDLARTFDVSPPWLNRVLERKPRVLLHAVDGVSFSIERGKTLALVGESGCGKSTVARLLVGLYAPTRGGLQFDGQDAHAAFKTPEGRTLRRRIQMIFQDPYASLNPRWIVEDIIGEPLREHGILSDKDALRQRVGELLQSVGLSPLDMSKYPHQFSGGQRQRISIARALATQPEFLVCDEPTSALDVSVQAQVLNIMKDLQREQGLTYLFISHNLAVVRHVADQVGVMYLGRLVEVADKQKLFAEPQHPYTRMLLDAIPQMKHTGRARTPVQGEVPNPLNPPTGCAFHPRCPHANARCSSERPSLLSLKGVQVACHAVEEGRL; from the coding sequence ATGAGCGCCGTGACCGAACCCCGCACCGCCACGACCGCGGCCGCCACGGGCGAGCCGCTCGTGGTCGCGCACGACCTCGCGCGCACCTTCGATGTGTCGCCGCCCTGGCTCAACCGCGTGCTCGAACGCAAGCCACGCGTGCTGCTGCATGCGGTCGACGGCGTGAGCTTTTCCATCGAGCGCGGCAAGACGCTCGCGCTGGTCGGTGAATCGGGCTGCGGCAAGAGCACCGTCGCGCGGCTGCTGGTCGGCCTGTATGCGCCGACACGCGGCGGCCTGCAGTTCGACGGGCAGGACGCGCACGCCGCGTTCAAGACGCCCGAAGGCCGCACCCTGCGCCGCCGCATCCAGATGATCTTCCAGGACCCCTACGCGAGCCTCAACCCGCGCTGGATCGTCGAAGACATCATCGGCGAGCCGCTGCGCGAGCATGGCATCCTGAGCGACAAGGACGCGCTGCGCCAGCGCGTGGGCGAGCTGCTGCAGTCGGTCGGCCTCTCGCCGCTGGACATGAGCAAGTACCCGCACCAGTTCTCGGGCGGCCAGCGCCAGCGCATTTCAATTGCCCGCGCGCTCGCCACGCAGCCCGAGTTCCTGGTGTGCGACGAGCCCACCTCCGCGCTCGACGTGAGCGTGCAGGCGCAGGTGCTCAACATCATGAAGGACCTGCAGCGCGAGCAGGGCCTGACCTACCTCTTCATCTCGCACAACCTCGCCGTGGTGCGTCACGTGGCCGACCAGGTCGGTGTGATGTACCTGGGCCGGCTGGTCGAGGTGGCGGACAAGCAGAAGCTCTTCGCCGAGCCGCAGCACCCGTACACCCGCATGCTGCTCGACGCGATCCCGCAGATGAAGCACACGGGCCGTGCGCGCACGCCAGTGCAGGGCGAAGTGCCGAACCCGCTGAACCCGCCGACCGGCTGCGCCTTTCATCCGCGTTGCCCGCATGCGAATGCGCGCTGCTCGTCGGAGCGACCGTCGCTGTTGAGCCTGAAGGGCGTGCAGGTGGCCTGCCACGCGGTGGAGGAAGGCCGCTTGTGA
- a CDS encoding ABC transporter substrate-binding protein gives MSFKKQAAAVAVLCALSAVSMVASAQTIRIANQGDALSLDPHSLNESLQLSVTANVYETLVGRNKDLSLAPLLATSWKQTSPNVWRFELRKGVVFHDGTPFSADDVVFSFARAQGDGSDMKATLSEIKAVRKVGDLAVEIETNGPFPILPDVISLTMIMSKKWCEENQATKPVDRRKGIENTASFKANGTGPFRVRERQPNVRTVFTRNGTYWGKIDGNAQEIVFTPIANPATRVAALVSGEVDVMEPVPVQDIARINAAPNARVITGPEMRTIFLGMDQKRDELQYSNVKGKNPFKDKRVRQAFYQAIDINGIQRTVMRGASKPTALLVGPGINGWTADQDKRMPFDVDAAKKLLTEAGYPNGFEVSMNCPNDRYVNDGQICQSVAANLAKIGVKINLVAETKGTYFPKILRRDTSFYMLGWTPTTYDSHNALSSLTSCPDDKGTGQFNLGAYCNPKLDELTKKIQSESDKGKRNEMIKEAFKIHTDDIGHLPLHQQSLAWGVSKKVELVQLADNFMYFKWMSIK, from the coding sequence ATGAGTTTCAAGAAGCAAGCGGCTGCGGTCGCTGTCCTGTGCGCTCTGAGCGCCGTCAGCATGGTCGCCAGCGCGCAGACCATCCGCATCGCGAACCAGGGCGACGCCCTGTCGCTCGACCCGCACTCGCTCAACGAGTCGCTGCAACTGAGCGTCACCGCCAACGTCTATGAAACTCTCGTGGGCCGCAACAAGGACCTGAGCCTGGCGCCGCTGCTGGCCACGAGCTGGAAGCAGACCTCGCCGAACGTGTGGCGCTTCGAGCTGCGCAAGGGCGTCGTGTTCCATGACGGCACGCCGTTCAGCGCCGACGACGTGGTGTTCAGCTTTGCGCGTGCGCAGGGCGACGGTTCCGACATGAAGGCCACGCTCAGCGAGATCAAGGCCGTGCGCAAGGTCGGCGACCTCGCCGTTGAAATCGAAACCAACGGCCCGTTCCCGATCCTGCCCGACGTGATCTCGCTCACCATGATCATGAGCAAGAAGTGGTGCGAGGAAAACCAGGCCACCAAGCCCGTCGACCGCCGCAAGGGCATCGAGAACACCGCCTCGTTCAAGGCCAACGGCACCGGCCCGTTCCGCGTGCGCGAACGCCAGCCCAACGTGCGCACCGTGTTCACGCGCAACGGCACCTACTGGGGCAAGATCGACGGCAACGCGCAAGAGATCGTGTTCACGCCCATCGCCAACCCCGCGACCCGCGTGGCCGCACTGGTCTCCGGCGAAGTCGACGTGATGGAGCCCGTGCCCGTGCAGGACATCGCGCGCATCAACGCCGCACCCAACGCCCGCGTCATCACCGGCCCCGAGATGCGCACCATCTTCCTGGGCATGGACCAGAAGCGCGACGAACTGCAGTACTCGAACGTGAAGGGCAAGAACCCGTTCAAGGACAAGCGCGTGCGACAGGCCTTCTACCAGGCCATCGACATCAACGGCATCCAGCGCACCGTGATGCGCGGCGCCTCCAAGCCCACCGCGCTGCTCGTCGGCCCGGGCATCAACGGCTGGACCGCCGACCAGGACAAGCGCATGCCCTTCGACGTCGATGCCGCCAAGAAGCTGCTGACCGAAGCCGGCTACCCGAACGGCTTCGAAGTCTCGATGAACTGCCCGAACGACCGCTACGTCAACGACGGCCAGATCTGCCAGAGCGTGGCCGCCAACCTGGCGAAGATCGGCGTGAAGATCAACCTCGTGGCCGAGACCAAGGGCACCTACTTCCCGAAGATCCTGCGCCGCGACACCAGCTTCTACATGCTGGGCTGGACCCCGACCACCTACGACTCACACAACGCGCTGAGCTCGCTCACCTCGTGCCCCGACGACAAGGGCACGGGCCAGTTCAACCTGGGCGCCTACTGCAACCCCAAGCTGGACGAGCTGACCAAGAAGATCCAGTCCGAGTCGGACAAGGGCAAGCGCAACGAGATGATCAAGGAAGCCTTCAAGATCCACACCGACGACATCGGCCACCTGCCGCTGCATCAGCAGTCGCTGGCCTGGGGCGTGAGCAAGAAGGTCGAGCTGGTGCAACTGGCCGACAACTTCATGTACTTCAAGTGGATGAGCATCAAGTAA
- a CDS encoding M20 aminoacylase family protein codes for MSATAAVAAPRLQASGRAFAHIASFYPEIEAFRRDLHANPELGFEEVYTSGRVREALRACGVDEIHDGIGKTGVVGVIRGKSTASGRMIGLRADMDALPMREDNDFGWRSANDGLMHGCGHDGHTAMLVGAARYLAETRDFDGTAVLIFQPGEEGFAGARVMIEDGLFDRFPVNAVYAMHNWPAMPAGTVGINRGAMMAAADRVTIEIKGKGGHGAHAYQTIDPVVVAAHIITAAQTIVSRSVRPIDAAVVSICAVQAGDLGAMSVIPGEATLVGTVRTFSARVQAQVEQRLSELCMAIAAGFGATATIKYERIYPATINTAPEAMFAADVAESLVGAKNVDRNMEPSMGAEDFSFMLQKKAGAYLRIGQDVRSGAFLHNSRYDFNDEILPLGAALHAGLIEQGMPLAATRSLQPGKAAATAAP; via the coding sequence GTGAGCGCAACAGCCGCAGTTGCCGCGCCGCGCCTGCAGGCCTCCGGCCGGGCCTTCGCGCACATCGCCAGCTTCTACCCCGAGATCGAGGCCTTTCGCCGCGACCTGCATGCCAACCCCGAACTCGGCTTCGAAGAGGTCTACACCTCGGGCCGCGTGCGCGAGGCACTGCGGGCCTGCGGCGTGGATGAGATCCACGACGGCATCGGCAAGACCGGCGTGGTCGGCGTCATTCGTGGCAAGTCGACGGCCAGCGGCCGCATGATCGGCCTGCGCGCCGACATGGACGCGCTGCCCATGCGCGAGGACAACGACTTCGGCTGGCGCTCCGCCAACGACGGCCTGATGCACGGCTGCGGCCACGACGGCCACACCGCCATGCTGGTCGGCGCCGCGCGCTACCTGGCCGAGACGCGCGACTTCGACGGCACCGCCGTGCTGATCTTCCAGCCCGGCGAAGAGGGCTTTGCCGGTGCGCGCGTGATGATCGAAGACGGCCTGTTCGACCGCTTTCCGGTGAACGCCGTCTATGCGATGCACAACTGGCCCGCAATGCCGGCCGGCACCGTGGGCATCAACCGCGGCGCCATGATGGCCGCGGCCGATCGCGTGACGATCGAGATCAAGGGCAAGGGCGGCCATGGCGCGCACGCCTACCAGACCATCGATCCCGTCGTGGTGGCCGCGCACATCATCACCGCGGCGCAGACTATCGTGTCGCGCAGCGTGCGCCCCATCGACGCGGCCGTCGTCAGCATCTGCGCCGTGCAGGCCGGCGACCTCGGCGCGATGAGCGTGATCCCGGGCGAGGCCACGCTGGTCGGCACCGTGCGCACCTTCAGCGCGCGCGTGCAGGCGCAGGTCGAGCAGCGACTGAGCGAGCTGTGCATGGCCATTGCCGCCGGCTTTGGCGCGACCGCGACGATCAAGTACGAACGCATCTACCCGGCCACCATCAACACCGCGCCCGAAGCGATGTTCGCGGCCGACGTGGCCGAATCGCTGGTCGGCGCGAAGAACGTCGACCGCAACATGGAGCCCAGCATGGGCGCCGAAGATTTTTCCTTCATGCTGCAGAAGAAGGCCGGTGCCTATCTGCGCATCGGCCAGGACGTCCGCAGCGGCGCCTTCCTGCACAACAGCCGTTACGACTTCAATGACGAGATCCTGCCGTTGGGCGCCGCACTGCATGCGGGCCTGATCGAGCAGGGCATGCCGCTGGCTGCTACCCGCAGCCTGCAGCCAGGGAAAGCCGCCGCCACCGCGGCGCCGTGA
- a CDS encoding ABC transporter ATP-binding protein, with protein sequence MTLLQVKDLVVEFPNRRGTLRALDRISFDIAPGEILGVVGESGAGKSLTGAAIIGLLEPPGRVASGEILLEGQRIDNLGFDAMRPIRGRKIGAIFQDPLTSLNPLYTVGRQLIETIRTHLPVTESEARKRAIGLLQDTGIPAAEQRIDHFPHQFSGGMRQRVVIALALAAEPKLIVADEPTTALDVSIQAQIIQLLKQICKDRGAAVMLITHDMGVIAETCDRVAVMYAGRIAEIGPVHEVIHQPAHPYTSGLMASIPDMTVDRERLNQIDGAMPRLNAIPTGCAYNPRCPRTFARCLTERPELMHAGATRAACWLHDAADPHAGRAEIAAQHHDALAAGERATPEAAEPLAEVTR encoded by the coding sequence ATGACGCTGCTCCAGGTCAAAGACCTCGTCGTCGAATTTCCGAACCGCCGCGGCACGCTGCGCGCACTCGACCGCATTTCCTTCGACATCGCGCCCGGAGAAATCCTCGGCGTGGTGGGCGAATCGGGTGCGGGCAAGTCGCTCACGGGCGCGGCCATCATCGGCCTGCTCGAACCGCCGGGCCGCGTGGCCAGCGGCGAGATCCTGCTCGAAGGCCAGCGCATCGACAACCTCGGTTTCGATGCGATGCGCCCCATCCGCGGCCGCAAGATCGGCGCGATCTTTCAAGATCCGCTGACCTCGCTGAACCCGCTGTACACGGTGGGCCGCCAGCTCATCGAGACCATCCGCACCCACCTGCCGGTGACCGAATCGGAAGCGCGCAAGCGCGCCATCGGCCTGCTGCAGGACACCGGCATTCCCGCCGCCGAACAGCGCATCGACCACTTCCCACACCAGTTCTCGGGCGGCATGCGCCAGCGCGTGGTGATTGCGCTCGCGCTCGCGGCCGAGCCCAAGCTCATCGTGGCCGACGAGCCGACCACCGCGCTCGACGTGTCGATCCAGGCGCAGATCATCCAGCTGCTCAAGCAGATCTGCAAAGACCGTGGCGCGGCGGTGATGCTCATCACGCACGACATGGGCGTGATCGCCGAGACCTGCGACCGCGTGGCCGTGATGTATGCGGGCCGCATCGCCGAGATCGGCCCGGTGCACGAGGTGATCCACCAGCCCGCGCATCCCTACACCTCGGGCCTGATGGCGTCGATTCCCGACATGACGGTCGACCGCGAACGGCTCAACCAGATCGACGGCGCCATGCCGCGGCTCAACGCCATCCCCACTGGCTGTGCCTACAACCCGCGCTGCCCGCGCACCTTTGCGCGCTGCCTGACCGAGCGGCCCGAGCTGATGCATGCGGGCGCCACGCGCGCCGCCTGCTGGCTGCACGACGCCGCCGACCCGCATGCGGGCCGCGCCGAGATCGCTGCGCAGCACCACGATGCCCTGGCGGCCGGCGAGCGCGCCACGCCCGAGGCGGCCGAACCCCTCGCGGAGGTGACCCGATGA
- the coq7 gene encoding 2-polyprenyl-3-methyl-6-methoxy-1,4-benzoquinone monooxygenase translates to MTTLLDPALTAADAALRTLFARSHATRALPPAIQPQGELSEAERREAGALMRVNHVGEVCAQALYTAQAAVTRDTALRAHFLEAAHEETDHLAWTQQRMDDLGARPSILNPLWYAGAFGLGLIAGRLGDPVSLGFVAETERQVEAHLESHLDRLPPTDHASRAVVEQMKIDEARHAAQAVDAGAVELPAPAKALMRLAARVMTTVAHRI, encoded by the coding sequence ATGACTACCTTGCTCGACCCTGCCCTGACGGCCGCCGATGCCGCTTTGCGTACGCTTTTTGCCCGATCTCACGCCACTCGGGCGCTTCCCCCCGCGATCCAGCCGCAAGGTGAATTGAGCGAAGCGGAACGCCGTGAAGCTGGAGCCTTGATGCGGGTGAACCATGTCGGCGAAGTGTGTGCACAGGCGCTGTACACCGCCCAGGCTGCCGTGACGCGCGACACGGCGTTGCGCGCCCATTTCCTGGAAGCCGCGCATGAGGAAACCGATCACCTGGCTTGGACGCAGCAACGGATGGACGACCTAGGCGCCCGCCCGTCCATCCTGAACCCGCTCTGGTATGCCGGCGCCTTCGGACTCGGCCTGATTGCCGGACGCCTGGGGGATCCTGTAAGTCTTGGCTTCGTCGCGGAAACCGAACGCCAAGTGGAAGCGCACCTCGAAAGTCACCTGGACCGCCTGCCGCCAACCGATCACGCCTCCCGCGCCGTGGTTGAACAGATGAAGATCGACGAAGCCCGCCACGCCGCGCAAGCCGTGGACGCCGGCGCGGTAGAGCTGCCGGCACCGGCCAAGGCCCTAATGCGCTTGGCAGCACGGGTCATGACAACCGTCGCGCACCGAATCTAG
- a CDS encoding porin — protein MAALAVAGVASAQSSVTLFGVVDASISSYSSTSRDLNNGVTYDKLGLPVYNPFYVNRGSVKVSRRELANSAYNSSRLGFRGTEDLGGGLAASFWLEAPITNDDGATGVSTFARRSTVSLSGGFGEVRLGRDYTPSFWNDTVFDPFGANGVGTNLISTAGGFNTTGGSGGFGGNPNYARASNTIGYFLPPNLGGFYGQVQYGFHERNKYDNGNFTPKAGTAFVLNPKTGVVEKTDVAAAKSRTGRYIGGRFGYANGPLDVALAYGSSTSGDDFYAGTTDSVRTLNLGASYDFGPVKLFGEVSRVKSKVDYEVTPFAGGTADTDLTGYLLGVTVPVGAGLIRASYSSVKYDLNAVQSPFSYAPVAADPKANKLAIGYVHNLSKRTALYATVARVSNKNGAALTVAGPAFVTTGGFTPKNSTGYDFGIRHTF, from the coding sequence CTGGCTGCCCTGGCTGTCGCCGGTGTTGCCTCGGCTCAGTCGTCCGTCACTCTGTTCGGTGTGGTTGACGCATCGATCAGCAGCTACTCGTCCACCTCGCGTGACCTGAACAACGGCGTCACGTACGACAAGCTGGGCCTCCCGGTCTACAACCCGTTCTACGTGAACCGCGGCAGCGTCAAGGTCAGCCGCCGCGAACTGGCCAACTCGGCCTACAACTCCAGCCGTCTGGGCTTCCGTGGCACGGAAGACCTGGGTGGCGGCCTGGCAGCCAGCTTCTGGCTTGAAGCCCCGATCACCAATGATGACGGCGCAACCGGCGTGTCGACGTTCGCTCGTCGCTCGACCGTGAGCCTGTCGGGTGGTTTCGGCGAAGTCCGCCTGGGCCGTGACTACACCCCGTCGTTCTGGAACGACACCGTGTTCGATCCGTTCGGCGCCAACGGTGTGGGCACCAACCTGATCTCGACGGCCGGCGGCTTCAACACCACCGGTGGTTCGGGCGGCTTTGGCGGCAACCCGAACTACGCTCGTGCCAGCAACACCATCGGCTACTTCCTGCCCCCTAACCTGGGCGGCTTCTACGGCCAAGTGCAGTATGGTTTCCACGAACGGAACAAGTACGACAACGGCAACTTCACGCCCAAGGCTGGTACCGCTTTTGTTCTGAATCCGAAGACTGGCGTGGTCGAAAAGACTGACGTTGCCGCGGCCAAGAGTCGCACGGGCCGTTACATCGGCGGTCGCTTCGGCTACGCCAATGGCCCCCTGGACGTTGCACTGGCGTATGGCAGCAGCACCTCCGGCGACGATTTCTACGCTGGCACGACCGACTCTGTCAGGACGCTGAACTTAGGCGCTTCGTACGACTTCGGTCCCGTCAAGCTGTTCGGTGAAGTGTCGCGCGTCAAGAGCAAGGTCGACTACGAAGTCACCCCGTTCGCTGGCGGTACTGCTGACACCGACCTGACCGGTTACCTGCTCGGCGTGACCGTGCCGGTCGGTGCTGGCCTGATCCGCGCTTCTTACTCGAGCGTCAAGTACGACCTGAACGCTGTTCAGTCGCCGTTCTCGTACGCTCCGGTCGCTGCCGATCCGAAAGCCAACAAGCTGGCTATCGGCTACGTGCACAACCTGTCGAAGCGCACGGCTCTGTACGCTACCGTTGCTCGCGTGAGCAACAAGAACGGTGCAGCTCTGACTGTCGCCGGCCCGGCTTTCGTGACCACGGGTGGCTTCACCCCGAAGAACTCGACCGGCTACGACTTCGGCATCCGCCACACCTTCTGA
- a CDS encoding OsmC family protein, giving the protein MECTVSWTGDAGTRSAMGFVAETGSGHVLMMDGAPDAAKPENGGQNLAARPMETVLAGTGGCTAYDVVLILKRGRHRVERCSVKLTSERAEKDPKVFTKIHMHFTVAGKGIPATAVERAIALSHETYCSASIMLAKTAEITTSFDLIET; this is encoded by the coding sequence ATGGAATGCACAGTAAGTTGGACCGGTGACGCAGGCACCCGATCGGCCATGGGCTTCGTGGCCGAGACCGGCAGCGGCCACGTCCTGATGATGGACGGCGCCCCGGATGCAGCCAAGCCTGAGAACGGCGGGCAGAACCTGGCCGCGCGGCCGATGGAAACCGTGCTTGCCGGCACGGGGGGCTGCACGGCCTATGACGTGGTGCTCATATTGAAGCGGGGGCGCCATCGCGTCGAGCGCTGCAGCGTCAAGCTGACCAGCGAGCGCGCGGAAAAGGACCCCAAGGTCTTCACAAAGATCCACATGCATTTCACCGTGGCGGGCAAGGGAATTCCGGCCACCGCCGTGGAGCGGGCGATCGCGCTGAGCCATGAAACCTATTGCTCGGCCAGCATCATGTTGGCGAAGACGGCGGAAATCACCACCAGCTTCGACCTGATCGAGACCTGA
- a CDS encoding porin: MKKSLVALAALAVAGVASAQSSVTLFGVVDASISGYSSTSRDLNGATFLNPFYLNKGSVKASRRELANSGYNSSRLGFRGTEDLGGGLAASFWLEAPITNDDGQQGVATFARRSTVSLSGGFGEIRLGRDYTPTFWNDTVFDPFGTNGVGTNLISTANNGFGGFGTPAASTGAFTNVGTSNYVRASNTIGYFLPPNLGGFYGQVMYGFAEKTKYSPGVATPDVANSQRQGRYVGGRFGYANGPLDVALAYGSSTVGDNYYPGTTDKVNTLNLGASYDFGPVKLFGELSRAKNKRDYEVTPFAGGRADTDLTGYLLGVTVPVGAGLIRASYSSVKYDLNQPDVLFQPRLADPKANKLAIGYVHNLSKRTALYATVARVSNKNGASLTVGGPAFVTTGGFTPKTSTGYDFGIRHAF, encoded by the coding sequence ATGAAAAAATCTCTAGTTGCTCTGGCTGCCCTGGCTGTCGCCGGTGTTGCCTCGGCTCAGTCGTCCGTCACGCTGTTTGGTGTGGTCGACGCGTCGATCAGCGGCTACTCGTCCACCTCGCGTGACCTGAACGGCGCCACGTTCCTGAACCCGTTCTACCTGAACAAGGGCAGCGTCAAGGCAAGCCGTCGCGAACTGGCTAACTCGGGCTACAACTCCAGCCGTCTGGGCTTCCGTGGTACGGAAGACCTCGGTGGTGGCCTGGCAGCCAGCTTCTGGCTCGAAGCTCCGATCACCAACGACGACGGCCAGCAAGGTGTTGCTACGTTCGCACGTCGTTCGACCGTGAGCCTGTCGGGTGGTTTCGGTGAAATCCGCCTGGGTCGTGACTACACCCCGACGTTCTGGAACGACACCGTGTTCGATCCGTTCGGCACCAACGGCGTTGGCACCAACCTGATCTCGACGGCCAACAACGGCTTCGGTGGCTTCGGTACCCCCGCAGCTTCGACCGGCGCGTTCACCAACGTCGGCACGAGCAACTACGTTCGCGCCAGCAACACCATCGGCTACTTCCTGCCGCCGAACCTGGGTGGTTTCTACGGTCAAGTGATGTACGGCTTCGCTGAGAAGACCAAGTACAGCCCTGGCGTGGCAACGCCTGACGTGGCTAACAGCCAGCGTCAAGGTCGTTACGTCGGCGGCCGCTTCGGCTACGCCAACGGCCCCCTGGACGTGGCTCTGGCTTACGGCAGCAGCACCGTGGGTGACAACTACTACCCTGGCACGACCGACAAGGTCAACACGCTGAACCTGGGCGCTTCGTACGACTTCGGTCCCGTGAAGCTGTTCGGTGAACTGTCGCGCGCCAAGAACAAGCGTGACTACGAAGTCACCCCGTTCGCTGGCGGCCGTGCTGACACGGACCTGACCGGTTACCTGCTCGGCGTGACCGTGCCGGTCGGTGCTGGCCTGATCCGCGCTTCGTACTCGAGCGTCAAGTACGACCTGAACCAGCCTGACGTGCTGTTCCAGCCGCGTCTGGCTGACCCGAAGGCCAACAAGCTGGCTATCGGCTACGTGCACAACCTGTCGAAGCGCACGGCTCTGTACGCTACCGTTGCTCGCGTGAGCAACAAGAACGGCGCATCGCTGACCGTCGGCGGCCCGGCTTTCGTGACCACGGGTGGCTTCACCCCGAAGACCTCGACCGGCTACGACTTCGGTATCCGTCACGCTTTCTAA
- a CDS encoding ABC transporter permease: MKKTLARWLDSDVGYSFRNSPVAIAAAVIALVCVFCSVFAGWVSPHNPFDLATLELGDARLPPAWSAEGSSKYLLGTDDQGRDILSAVIYGARISLIVGVVSVVLSVVVGVVLGLLAGFFGGWLDSFLMRVCDVMLSFPPILVALLIAGVGRALFPSAHESLAFGVLIISISLTGWVQYARTVRGSTLVERNKEYVQAARVTGVAPLRIMLRHVLPNVMGPVMVLATIQVATAIITEATLSFLGVGVPPTSPSLGTLISIGNQYLFSGEWWITVFPGLMLVLIALSVNLLGDWLRDALNPRLR, encoded by the coding sequence ATGAAAAAAACCCTTGCCCGCTGGCTCGACAGCGATGTCGGCTACAGCTTCCGCAACTCGCCGGTGGCGATCGCTGCCGCCGTCATTGCGCTGGTGTGCGTCTTCTGTTCGGTGTTCGCCGGATGGGTGTCGCCGCACAATCCTTTTGACCTCGCCACCCTTGAACTCGGCGATGCCCGCCTGCCGCCGGCCTGGAGCGCCGAAGGCTCCTCCAAATACCTGCTCGGCACCGACGACCAGGGCCGCGACATTCTTTCGGCCGTGATCTACGGCGCGCGCATCTCGCTGATCGTCGGCGTGGTGTCGGTGGTGCTGTCGGTGGTGGTCGGCGTGGTGCTCGGCCTGCTGGCTGGCTTCTTCGGCGGCTGGCTCGACTCCTTCCTCATGCGCGTATGCGACGTGATGCTGTCGTTCCCACCCATCCTGGTCGCGCTACTCATCGCCGGCGTGGGCCGTGCGCTCTTTCCGAGCGCGCACGAATCGCTGGCTTTCGGCGTGCTGATCATTTCGATCTCGCTCACGGGCTGGGTGCAGTACGCGCGCACCGTGCGCGGCTCCACGCTGGTGGAGCGCAACAAGGAGTACGTGCAGGCCGCGCGTGTCACCGGCGTGGCGCCGCTGCGCATCATGCTGCGCCACGTGCTGCCCAACGTGATGGGGCCGGTGATGGTGCTGGCCACCATCCAGGTCGCGACCGCGATCATCACCGAGGCCACGCTCTCGTTCCTGGGCGTCGGCGTGCCGCCGACCTCGCCCTCGCTGGGCACGCTCATCAGCATCGGCAACCAGTACCTGTTCTCGGGCGAATGGTGGATCACGGTGTTCCCGGGCTTGATGCTGGTGCTCATCGCACTCAGCGTGAACCTGCTCGGCGACTGGCTGCGCGACGCGCTGAACCCGCGCTTGCGCTGA